In Misgurnus anguillicaudatus chromosome 14, ASM2758022v2, whole genome shotgun sequence, the genomic window TGCACTGCCCATGCTGAAGCGTCCATTATTCAGAATGTTCATGGCAACCTAAAAAAGCACACGCACGTCACACATCACCGCAGCAGCATCATGTCATAACATCACAAAACTGTATGCGAATCACCTTAAAGCCGCCACCGACTTCACCAATCACATTCTCGATTGGAACCTTGGTGTCTTCAAACGCGACTTCACaagctaaaaaaataaaagcatacACATTCAACATTATGTTGCTTATTACTGCAGTATATTCACAGATAGATCTATTACTTTCGGACTTTTAAACCACacttaaaacaaacttaaaaaagATTGCTTAGATATGATAATGTCATCGCAGGTTTATTGTTAGACCTTTTTTTCCAATACCAACTCGATTTTACTTATCCAACATGCCCCAAGGTCATTTTATTGAATAAATAAGGTCATTCTCCTCTGAATCGGTGTAATATTTTGTTATTGAATACAATGATTacagattttaaagtattgtttgTGTCCAAATATGATGTTTGAAAGCTACTAAGTACGCTGAAATGTGTGTCTCGAGTACAAATGATCAAACTCACTGTTTGAGCCTCTGATGCCAAGCTTGTCCTCAGGTTTGCCACTGGTGACGCCACCGAACGCCCTTTCCACAATGAAAGCTGTGATCTTATCTTTCTTTTGACCGTCTTTATCAACAACCTCAGTTCTGGCAAACACAGTCATGATGTCGGCCATTCCACCATTAGAAATCCAAAACTTGAGAGCAAACAATGAACATTCAATCAAATTATAGCAAAAAATTCAAGTATGAGATTAAGACATAAATGGgcagttttccagacagggtttagggtaatccaggactaggtctttgttatattaggacatttatgtacttttaacaagcaaaccttacaaaaaaaaaacaatactggtggtGTGCACTTATAGACAAAACAACAGCACTGGTATATGTTAAGATacgtgtttttaaattaaggcagctcaagcatgcattttagtctgggagtagaataagccctgtccgggaaaccgccccaagaAGTTTACAGAAGAGGTCACCTTTGTGCCATTTATCAGAAAGTGTTTTCCATCTTCTGTCAGTGTGGCACGTGTCTGAATAGATGCAGCATCACTGCCACTAAAACATAAGAAAGATAAATGAATGCTACATAAATTAtatttacttaaaggaacacgcccacattctGGGAACTttgcttattcaccgtatctcccagagttagataagacCATACATCTCTTTCACATCTCCGCTCGTGCTGCAACTCTCTCTGACGCAGTCCCCGCCAGCCCAACCCAGCACAAAGAccggaagtgaatggctccagctagcatactgctcccaataagtgacaaaataacgcaaacattgTCCTATTTATGTGTTATGATTTTTATAGTCACATCGTGCACAAACAACAAGGCCacatgagacacagccatcccTAAACAGTATACAGTGCTCCGAGAAGCCCCCTAATGAgtagcagagagttcggtcagagttgtgcaaatcattctgcccaagtagcagtgcttcatcttctgagaatatagttcccagtatgtatactgttaaaagatggctgtgtctcatacgACCtcgttatttgtacacggtgtgactataaaAATCACAatacataaataggaaaatgtttgcgttgtTTTGTCACTTGTTGGGGGCAGAATGCTGGCTGAACCCATTCGCTTccggtctttgtgctaagctaagctagcgggggctgagTCAGACAGTTgcagcacgcacagagatgagaaaggtatgtatggacttatctgggggatacggtgaataagctaaattgccaaaatgtgggcgtgttcctttaaaataataatcaaaCCATATGTAAAGACAGTTCAGTTTGTAATCTCTGGATGGGCTGTCATACCTTCCAGGTTCAGTAAGGCAGAATGCTGCAATATGTTCTCCTGTTGCTAGTTTGGGCAGGTATTTCGCTTTCTGCTCATCATTTCCAGCTATCAAGATGccctgaaacacaaacactacTGTATGTTACCTAAATACTCTTTGCAATATTATTCAACATAGCTCTTACTGAACAAATTTACACTGCGATAATGAAAGACAAACTCGCTCACCTTCAGGCCGATAGCTTGATGTGCTGCAAGTGTGACTGCAATGGCTCCATCCAAAGACGTGATCTCTCCTAACCTGGCATACATTGTGTTGGACAGACCCAGCCCACCTGGAAAAGAAAGACAGGCAGATGAAActcttatttattatattaaaaactGAAGTCGTATGAAGGTAGAGGTTGTTGGTCTTACCATATTCTTCAGGTATTTGGATCCCAAACAGTCCCAGTTCCTTTAGTCCATTCAAAGTCTCAGGAGGTATTACAGCCTCGTGGTCGATCTTCTTAGAATCAACTTAaggaaataagaaaaatataataataataataataataataataataataatagagatttaatatatgattaaataatatacagaaaactttaaatgacaaaataaacaGAAAGCTCACACATAAATTAACCACAAGCAGAATAATACACGTTTGATTTTGATGCGTCAGTGCTGCTCACCGTCTTCATTAAAAAACTTCTCCACAGGCTGAACAAGTTGGTTAATCTCCTCCAATTCTTCATTGCTTATTTCTGGGTAAGGAAATACTTCTGCCTAAAGTTACACATTTGAAAATATCATTAATAGAGGCAATTAGTTTCACAAATGTTCCGCTAAAACGCATTGTTATATCGAAAGTACAAAAATCATGTTGTGAAAAGCAGGTTATTGCATGCAAATCACACTATAAATCAATTATTCTTAAGTTTGTTGACAGTACCTTGTTTACTTTTCCCAGGAACAGATCTTTAGCATATGCCAAACTCCTCGCGCTGGATGTAATGCAGCGCTGTGACTGCACGCGTCCTACTCGTGCAGCGACCAAATTTCTCCCAAATTTGACCGATCGTGACAAAACCAGTAGTTTGTTCAGGTTCATCTTCACTGCATTAACGTACCCAAATTACCCTTAGACCAGCTGAAACACCTTTCACCCGTTTTTGTCGCAGATTGATGACGACACTGTCGATTTGTGCGCAGATCCTTTTCTTTCCAGCAGGTGTCAGTGTTTTGTCGTGTAAGTTTTTACATTCCTTCTTTAAACATTCATGGTAAATAACTGTATAACAGTTACTATATTGGTCTGAATTGTTGATTTAAGGACAGATACATTCATCTGTTCAAGTATTACCCACATTAAAATACTATTTTATATAGTAAATTGTAATTCCTAGATACTAGAGTTTTTCGAACCTTACTGTAGTAAATAATTAAgcatactacagtatttatCACAGTTTATAATgaatttatcatatttaattCTACAAAATACTATATAATAGTATAACTACTATAATATTATATAGTATGTTACAATTtaatatagtaaatactaaactttatcacttaaaaaaaatgctgggttattttactATACTGTGTAGATAGTTACTGTACTAAAATAGCAGTGCTGTTCAGACAGGCTTTAACTTGTAGTCGTTCTTGGCCAGTGTTGATAGTGAGGATTTAACTTTCAAAGCTGTTCTATATATAACCTATGCaagccagacagacagacaagggCATATAGAGTCTTTCTTACCACCTGGCATGCACAAAGACACGTTTATCCTGCCCTTCATAACTGCCATAGACGTGCAGCACCCTTCACCTAAACACTGAACTATATATGGTAATAAATCAATTTCTTATCAATAGtgcatattttattttcaaagcaTCATGTCTTAAGTTGTGTTTTGTCTTGTGTAATCCATCCGCAGTTGCTGTCAATAGATAGTCTATTTGCAGATGATTGTGTAACTGTATACGCCTTTGTTTTTTCAATGTATTGATGTCTAGCAAATATAAATATGCCAAGAGGTCAGCAAATCTTTAGGAGTATAAAATCATATTATATTATTGGAGAGAAAAATAAGGAGAATCTAAATTCTGTAAAATTCTGTAAAGCAGCCACCTTTGGTATTTGCAGAAGGCCTCAAATCTAATCAACATTTGATAAAATACATTTCATGATTTTAGAAAGGCCAATGGAGATGGGCAAACgctaaaaaacaatataaattcTAATGCTTTTCAATAAAACCAATATAATTCCCATTATAACCATTCAATCCATTAGAGTTTCTGTGATGCCTGTATTTTTCAGCAAATCCATGCTATTTAAATATCTTGACATACGAAATGATCTAAAGCAACTTTAAGTATTTCTTTGATGCAGAACAATACAAGTTAGGAATATTACtgtatattgttttatttcatgttcTCAACATGGTCACAGTTATAGTTAAACATCAATAGGGTCTCGTCATCTACAGAATGCATATTAAAACCATAGTTTCTCATCTCCTTGTTTGGTCATTGAAAATgagatgtactgtatgtgtggaTGCAAAGACGGCGAGAGTCATCATGTAACAGTCGGCTTTCTAAGACAAATTCTCTAAGTACATTTGGTAGCAGAAGCAGTGTCATCTTATGTCTCTGTAAGGATGGAAAAATGCTACACCGTTAATGTAATGGCTGTCAAAAAAAAcccaaaaattatttaacagACTATGTACACACACCCTTATACCTTCCCTTTGTCATCCATATTAAATTTCTATAGATATGCACTTTTCTAATTTCTCACATTAGTTTGTGATATATATACAGCGACACAGGCTTTGTTACAGAAATCAAAAGTGTAATGATTTTTTTAGGAGGGGTAAACAAGTGATATACATGCTGAGGTGCAGTGGCACAGCATAAAACGTAACAGCAAGCCAACATCACTGAATAAAAATAAGTCAACAAAACAATATAACCAACCAACCaaacaaaagataaaaacaaaaacagaaaattaaaagcacACGTCTTCATATTAAATAAGCTTACATTTCAACCTGCTAGATATCAGCTGCATGCAAAGCTTTGTGAACGTTTGACTGAACTGTTCAGTACTATACAAAGCTGAAGCACAAAACAATACACCGCACTGatttaaaatcattcaaaatattcaacACAAGGAGGACAAACCGGAAAAAAACGTATAAAGAGACATTTCATGTCCCAGATTGATTTATTATAGTCTGAAATGGCTTTGAGTGTTCACAATCATACACAGTGATGGGATAATCCACACAGAAATCTgatatattgaaatatatttaatacacacacacatttataaatgTCAATATATCAGATATCTCTATGGAAATCCTAGTCTGATAAATATAGATTACTGGCCTCAATGCATCATGGGAAAAAAGCCAGGTGTACAGAGATCTCCTATGACACAAATTTATAGACATATATTATATGAATGTGCTCCATTTGCATTTAGTTACAATTAGCCTCAACTGCTAATCTTTTCTTTGCTAAAATATCTGACAATCAGTGTCTCATTTGAAGCCCAAATAAACATGCTTTGCACTGTGATCGGATAAACTGcactcttaaaggaaaacaccacagtttttcaatattttactatgttcccaCCTCAACCCAGACAAATGAACACATACCCATCCCTTTCAGTGCGTGCACTCAATCCCcgtacagcgcgtcatgaatgtgtcaGCACCCAGCCCAGCCCAATTCAttccccaggatccaaacagggacaAATccaaaagccaccaaacacctccATGTTTTcctaaagactgttacatgagtagtttcatgagtaagtatggtggcaaaaaataaaacgtggcaattttttaaacggatgaaaaatgagaactatattgtatgaaGTATACTTACTCATttaaagtctttaaataaggaaaacatggaaatgtTTGGTGCCTTCCAAATTTATCCCTGcttggatcccaaggaatgaatgggccaagccaaatgccaacacattcacggcGCACTAAACAAAGACCAAGTGCACGCACtggaaaaaagataggtatgtattaattcgtccaAGTTGAGGCAAGAACACAGCAAAACATTGAAAACCAGTGCTGTTAtcctttaaaataaaggtgctaaagaagatacacactgtaaaaatgtgttggttcaacttaaaaagtagatttcctggttgccttaaaatgttaagttcattcaacttaaaatattagttgactcaaaaaagcaaccaggtaacttactttttatgagttgaaccaactttttttacgGTATTGGTTCCCAAAAgcaccattcagtcaaaggtttcTTTTTAACTTTTTCACCTTTTCCACTACACCGTcacaaaaatggtccctagctgtcactgggatgacACCCATtgaaaaaggtcctaatatgtaccatttaggtgtaaacatgtatacatttggtaccaatatgtacttctaTGGTACTTACagtatatgcactctttggtaccactgaggtactaatatgaactctttaggtgcaaaggtgtactttttaaaagggttcGGCCTCAGTGACAacatttttctgttttaaaatGGTTCTCTTGTGGCATCGTTtatcacctttatttttatgagTGCGTGAGGTCACCCGCTGAAACGATTTTGGTACAAAACATGATAAAGAATTTTCATTGGAACAGACTTGAATGAAGAGAAGTCTACAGATTTTAATATGTTCATCATCACTCATTTAACAACAGTCAACTGTAACACTGATAATATCTCTGGAAATATGCAATATCTAGAGAATATTTTTGTACAATATAACGTTACATGCAAGAGTATTTAATTGACATTCCTGACTGCAGATTGCAGGTTAAGAGAGACCAGGGAGAACAAGATGTAGGTGGGAATGAGAAACATAATGGGGTCAGACATTTGGGCATgatataacaaaaacaaacaaacaaacaaacaagcaaacaaaaaaacaactgCTTGGTCGCAATTCTGAATTTACAAAACTGAAACATACATATTGCAcatgattattaaaaaaaagaatagatcaaaaaaagaaataacgcACAGCAAATGTCATAACTGCTGACATTGGTCTCATAATCGAGAGCGTACATTTTAACCATAGTTTTCTGTACAATAAGTCATTATTTACAAGGACAAGTGCTGTTTAGAAGCTCTGTGCTTGAGTTAAAAGAGTGTCGACACAAAACTACATCGAATCACAGCTCCTTCACTATTCATCTCtttacagtataaaacaatttgAACCAAGTAAGGGGA contains:
- the acad9 gene encoding complex I assembly factor ACAD9, mitochondrial, with amino-acid sequence MNLNKLLVLSRSVKFGRNLVAARVGRVQSQRCITSSARSLAYAKDLFLGKVNKAEVFPYPEISNEELEEINQLVQPVEKFFNEDVDSKKIDHEAVIPPETLNGLKELGLFGIQIPEEYGGLGLSNTMYARLGEITSLDGAIAVTLAAHQAIGLKGILIAGNDEQKAKYLPKLATGEHIAAFCLTEPGSGSDAASIQTRATLTEDGKHFLINGTKFWISNGGMADIMTVFARTEVVDKDGQKKDKITAFIVERAFGGVTSGKPEDKLGIRGSNTCEVAFEDTKVPIENVIGEVGGGFKVAMNILNNGRFSMGSAGAGMIKKLIEMTSEYAGTRKQFNRSLADFGMIQDKFATMALSAFVMESMAYLTAGMMDRPGVPDCSLEAAMVKIFSSEGSWICVSEALQVLGGLGFTKNYPYERYLRDCRILQIFEGTNEILRMYVALTGMQYAGKILTAKIKEMKKGNVGVVFEILGKKLKDSVGKTTDFGLTGKDGVVHPSLTESAKMFEQNAAFFGSTVESLLYRYGKTIVEEQLVLKKVADVMINLYAMTAVLSRASRSISIGLRNHDHEVLLANTFCKDAFFKNNFMMTQLQKNSPESNDANIKKIAQEVLAKRAYICSHPLDRTY